From a region of the Falco peregrinus isolate bFalPer1 chromosome 5, bFalPer1.pri, whole genome shotgun sequence genome:
- the COL7A1 gene encoding collagen alpha-1(VII) chain isoform X10, which translates to MSGWLLLLAMLPVLLAPPAAMAQKRSQAVCEDVLEADIAFLVDGSSSIGRNNFRAIRTFMDDLVGPFVQVVGEKAVRFAVVQYSDEPRVEFPFSQHTDGTSVRRAIQQLSYKGGNTRTGAGFRYIADNFFGPSQLRPGVPQICILITDGKSQDDAEGPAAKLKSQGIKVFAVGVKNADHKELIRVASTPTEAFFFYVGDFKLLGTLVPLMTRRVCTSAGGTLRMLDGPSHTGPSNLEILERGLDQLQIRWTAASGPVTGYRVQRVPLTGLGQPIVAERQEVRLGPRETSTVLRGLRMGTEYLVTVTAQYANSIGESVSSRARTQSRAGSLLDFRVVETGPTFLRVAWQPGPEPPQGYGLSYAVQGAAQGEEKSLGASTQSATLSNLRPDTEYVVMLRPRYAQQPTVPATLTARTRRLVGMQHLAVHNVSAQSMLLAWQPVGGATGYRLSWATLTGQDRHRVDLDSGRTSHALGGLQPNTDYVVTVAPLFGQLEGPTATVRQRTEVGTEQTLRTNILGPTSIQVLWTSAHDARGYRLEWKRATGLEPPRTVSLPSSTNTYQLTGLQPGTEYRITLYTLYDGGEVATPVTTFQTGVEAPVGAVSDLRLVEESGRWVRLGWTGVPGATEYKVVVRNSQDGTERTKRVPGSQTGLELGDLQEGIAYLVRVSALVGSREGSAATLTVRLKYPAVGSISELRVMEAGPSQLRVTWRGLPGASGYLLTWRGSDGLDQSRFLPADPTTFTIEGLHAGIVYTVGVTAIVDGREGNPVTATGRIAPEQVGTVSQLEVQASRSNVARVTWVGVPGATAYRVVWSRRDGGSETSRRVPGHISSFDIPDLEGGVSYTVKVTALVGNREGNPVSIIVTTPEAAPLPPVSSFQVMEASEHRLRLAWVPVASSAGYRLVWRLAEGGPQRSQQLPATTSSYDLGGLEPGRRYHISITSLGSGRESEPATITAVTTARGHVTNLRVTEVQRDSVTLTWTPIPGASGYILSWSPPTAGGETGQTLSGAASSQQVSGLRLGQRYTFTLRPLLGSAPGAETSVTERTVCRDARGDIVFLVHGTRDSSSGADAVRTLLSNTVSALGRLGPEGTQVALATYSYRSLPWLLLNRSSDLPAVLEQIRTMRYEEPSGNAIGAAITFARTYLLSPGAGRRSSVPAVLVVLADGPSGDDAIAAARDVKAGGVRVLAVGLEGSDREQLRRMVTGEDPRYIYSDGGALAELEGELTDDLCTIISTRPEPQPKPCTVQCPKGEKGDRGEAGPQGRTGPPGPPGEPGRHGLPGPPGPRGPQGLPGESVERPGKKGDRGFPGADGTPGSPGRPGNPGSPGQPGTQGIPGPRGDPGARGPMGLSGPKGNKGEPGEPRVIVDGAQGLPGQKGEPGTPGSPGPPGSPGPQGPFGDPGPPGLLGPMGPPGPPGEFVKGEKGDRGERGPPGLVDGAVPRGEPGPPGLPGDPGPRGPAGSPGLKGEKGDGKEGFPGPPGRPGDPGDRGPRGPPGEQGRKGDRGAPGELGETGEKGDRGVPGPEGEKGETGAPGRPGPSGREGGPGPAGPRGEKGDPGPPGKPAPSVAGVGGEKGDRGFPGPEGPPGPKGESGDKGARGAPGLSIPGPAGPKGEQGDRGIVGLTGRSGPKGDPGEPGEKGEPGRAGAPGQTGLRGKEGERGEKGDEGTPGEAGLPGKPGDRGPRGLPGYRGPPGEKGDSGDPGPEGRNGSPGAPGSKGDRGEPGPAGPPGRTVDVGLGGVGEKGEKGDPGDPGEDGAKGARGDAGSPGLPGERGVEGPRGPPGARGDPGDRGLPGEKGDRGPPGLDGRNGLEGKLGPPGPAGLRGDPGKQGDPGRDGLPGLRGEQGLPGPVGPLGPPGIPGKPGDDGKPGISGKNGEDGMPGEDGRKGDKGDTGPPGREGHSGVKGEQGDRGLPGPLGPPGLPGIPGQVGPPGQGLPGLRGVAGPKGDPGEPGLQGEPGRPGNPGARGDPGAAVNIERSLEALGIKISSLKELTGAYDGSSDSFLPVSERLRGQKGSRGEPGERGPPGREGSLGFPGERGPKGDKGDPGAPGPQGPTGRAVGERGPEGPPGQPGEPGKPGIPGVPGRAGELGEAGRPGEKGDRGEKGDRGEQGREGLPGPPGPPGPKADVVEGSLMGLPGERGPTGPKGAKGEPGAEGERGPKGDKGEGGPRGERGEPGEKGRDGAPGLLGERGLAGPEGKPGLPGFPGVLGRPGNQGDPGPPGPPGSTGPPGSQGPAGTKGDPGEPGSGIRGLPGPQGSMGLPGPPGPPGPVGPPGVPGLPGQVGESGKPGVPGRDGVPGKDGEAGMPGKMGVPGPSGPVGPKGEPGDAGVPGQAIAGPPGAKGEKGEPALLEGVLLGEPGSKGDRGLPGPKGEKGEPGRFGEPGDPGEDGAKGSSGAKGEKGSPGVGVQGPPGQDGPPGLKGDTGLPGLPGPPGLAGIAGTPGQPGLRGDNGQPGLPGPPGERGLIGFPGRDGTPGPPGPTGPPGPAGVQGASGLKGDKGAPGAGLPGARGERGDPGPRGEDGRPGPEGDRGPAGLPGNRGERGDKGDIGAPGPKGDKGDTVVVEGLAGARGSKGEPGERGLKGTEGDKGDKGEQGMPGEKGVRGEKGEKGSTGFPGARGPGGQKGEVGASGEPGEPGQPGRDGIPGARGEKGDMGPLGMRGPKGDRGMKGACGLDGDKGEKGEPGIPGRSGLLGRKGEPGELGLSGPPGIPGKEGLMGPKGDRGFDGQQGAKGDQGEKGDRGAPGIIGGPGPRGSDGAPGPPGPPGNVGPRGPEGMQGQKGERGPPGQSVPGARGVPGIPGERGEQSWHPGAPWGEGGAGHDGGGDPCLRQAGDEPALCLRRPLPAAPGFTALPHTVVPCWRCSRSPCAQVVTH; encoded by the exons ATGAgtggctggctcctgctcctcGCCATGCTCCCTGTGCTCCTGGCCCCCCCGGCCGCCATGGCGCAGAAGAGGAGCCAAG CAGTGTGCGAGGATGTGCTGGAGGCCGACATCGCCTTCCTGGTGGACGGCTCATCCAGCATCGGCAGGAACAACTTCCGCGCCATCCGCACCTTCATGGACGACCTGGTGGGGCCCTTCGTGCAGGTGGTGGGTGAGAAGGCGGTGCGCTTCGCCGTGGTGCAGTACAGTGATGAGCCGCG GGTGGAGTTCCCCTTCTCCCAGCACACCGATGGCACAAGCGTCCGGAGGGCCATCCAGCAGCTCAGCTACAAGGGTGGCAACACACGGACTGGCGCTGGCTTCCGTTACATCGCTGACAACTTCTTTGGCCCCTCGCAGCTCCGTCCCGGGGTCCCGCAG ATCTGCATCCTCATCACAGATGGCAAATCCCAGGATGATGCTGAGGggccagcagcaaagctgaagaGCCAGGGCATCAAGGTCTTTGCCGTGG GGGTCAAGAACGCCGACCACAAGGAGCTTATCCGTGTGGCCTCAACACCCACTGAAGCCTTCTTCTTCTACGTTGGTGACTTCAAGCTGCTGGGGACGCTGGTGCCACTGATGACACGCAGGGTGTGCACAAGCGCTGGGGGGACCCTGCGCATGCTGG ATGGACCGAGCCACACTGGTCCCTCCAACCTGGAGATCCTGGAGCGCGGCCTCGACCAGCTGCAGATCCGCTGGACGGCAGCCAGCGGCCCCGTCACAGGCTACCGGGTTCAGCGTGTGCCACTgacggggctggggcagcccatCGTGGCGGAGAGGCAGGAG GTGAGACTGGGACCACGGGAGACGAGCACTGTACTGCGGGGGCTGCGCATGGGGACGGAGTACCTGGTCACTGTCACTGCCCAGTACGCCAACAGCATCGGCGAGTCAGTATCCAGCCGAGCACGTACCC AGAGCCGTGCTGGCTCCCTGCTGGATTTCCGTGTGGTGGAGACCGGACCAACCTTCCTGCGTGTAGCCTggcagcctggccctgagcccccccagggctACGGCCTCAGCTACGCTGTGCAAG GAGCAGCCCAGGGTGAGGAGAAGAGCCTGGGAGCCAGCACACAGTCAGCCACGCTCAGCAACCTGCGCCCCGACACTGAGTATGTGGTAATGCTCCGACCCCGCTATGCACAGCAGCCCACCGTCCCCGCCACGCTCACTGCCCGGACAC GGCGCCTGGTGGGCATGCAGCACTTGGCTGTCCACAACGTCTCAGCGCAGAGCATGCTGCTGGCCTGGCAGCCCGTTGGCGGTGCCACCGGCTACCGGCTCTCCTGGGCAACCCTCACAG ggcaggacaggcaTAGGGTGGACCTGGATTCTGGGCGGACGTCACACgcgctgggggggctgcagcccaaCACTGACTACGTGGTGACGGTGGCCCCACTTTTTGGGCAGCTGGAGGGGCCCACAGCCACTGTGCGGCAGAGGACGG AAGTGGGCACAGAGCAGACACTGCGGACCAACATCCTGGGCCCCACGTCCATCCAGGTGCTCTGGACCAGTGCCCATGATGCCCGTGGCTACCGCCTGGAGTGGAAGAGAGCCACAG gACTGGAGCCCCCCAGGACGGtgtccctccccagcagcaccaacACCTACCAGCTGacggggctgcagccaggcactgaGTACCGCATCACCCTCTACACCCTCTATGATGGTGGTGAGGTGGCCACCCCCGTCACCACCTTCCAGACAG GTGTGGAGGCACCTGTGGGTGCCGTGTCGGACCTGCGGCTGGTTGAGGAGTCGGGCAGGTGGGTGCGACTGGGCTGGACTGGTGTTCCTGGTGCCACGGAGTACAAAGTGGTTGTGCGCAACAGCCAGG atGGCACGGAGAGGACAAAGCGTGTCCCAGGCAGCCAgacagggctggagctgggtgACCTCCAGGAGGGCATCGCCTACCTGGTGCGTGTCTCAGCACTGGTGGGCAGCCGTGAGGGCAGCGCCGCCACGCTCACCGTCCGCCTCA AATacccagctgtgggcagcatcTCGGAGCTGCGTGTGATGGAGGCCGGGCCCAGCCAGCTGCGGGTCACCTGGCGAGGGCTACCAGGTGCCAGCGGTTACCTGCTGACGTGGCGAGGCAGTGACG GTCTGGATCAATCCCGCTTTCTCCCTGCCGACCCCACCACCTTCACCATCGAGGGGCTGCATGCTGGCATTGTCTACACTGTTGGTGTCACAGCTATTGTGGATGGCCGTGAGGGCAACCCTGTCACTGCCACGGGGCGGATAG CACCTGAGCAGGTGGGGACAGTGTCTCAACTGGAGGTGCAGGCATCCAGGAGCAATGTTGCCCGTGTCACCTGGGTTGGTGTGCCAGGAGCCACTGCCTACCGCGTGGTGTGGAGCCGCAGGGACG GGGGCTCGGAGACCAGCCGGCGGGTTCCCGGCCACATCAGCTCTTTTGACATCCCTGACCTGGAGGGAGGTGTCTCCTACACTGTGAAGGTGACAGCGCTCGTAGGCAACCGTGAGGGAAACCCTGTCTCCATCATCGTCACCACCC CGGAGGCAGCCCCACTGCCCCCTGTCAGCAGCTTCCAGGTGATGGAGGCCTCGGAGCACCGCCTGCGCCTGGCCTGGGTGCCAGTGGCCAGCAGCGCCGGGTACCGCCTTGTCTGGCGCCTGGCTGAGG GGGGGCCCCAgcgcagccagcagctcccggCCACCACCAGCTCCTACGACCTGGGCGGGCTGGAGCCAGGCCGGCGCTACCACATCAGCATCACCAGCCTGGGCAGTGGCCGGGAGAGCGAGCCAGCCACCATCACTGCTGTCACCA CTGCCCGGGGCCATGTCACCAACCTGCGGGTGACAGAGGTACAGAGGGACTCAGTGACACTCACCTGGACCCCAATTCCTGGCGCCTCTGGCTACATCCTTTCCTGGAGCCCCCCCACAG CTGGTGGGGAGACAGGGCAGACGCTGtctggtgctgccagctcccagcaggtTTCTGGGCTGCGCCTGGGCCAGCGCTACACCTTCACCCTTCGTCCGCTCCTGGGGAGCGCACCGGGCGCCGAGACATCTGTCACCGAGCGCACAG TTTGCAGGGATGCCCGTGGTGACATTGTCTTCCTGGTGCACGGCACCCGTGACAGCTCCTCCGGTGCCGATGCTGTGCGCACCCTCCTCTCCAACACGGTGTCTGCCCTGGGGCGCCTGGGCCCTGAGGGCACCCAG GTGGCTCTGGCCACGTACAGCTACcgcagcctgccctggctgctcctcaACCGCTCCAGTGAcctgcctgctgtgctggagcagatcCGCACCATGCGCTACGAGGAGCCCAGCGGCAATGCCATCG GGGCAGCCATCACCTTTGCCAGGACCTACCTGCTGAGCCCGGGTGCAGGGCGCCGGTCCAGTGTGCCAGCGGTGCTGGTGGTCCTGGCTGATGGCCCTTCTGGGGACGATGCCATTGCTGCAGCCAGGGACGTCAAGGCTGGTG GAGTCCGGGTGCTGGCGGTGGGCTTGGAGGGGTCAGACCGAGAGCAGCTCCGGCGCATGGTCACTGGTGAGGACCCGCGCTACATCTACAGTGATGGTGgtgccctggcagagctggagggagagCTCACCGACGACCTCTGCACCATCATCTCCACCAGG CCGGAGCCCCAGCCGAAGCCCTGCACAGTGCAGTGCCCCAAG GGCGAGAAGGGAGACCGCGGCGAGGCA GGACCACAAGGACGCACGGGGCCACCAGGCCCCCCTGGCGAGCCG GGCCGCCACGGGCTGCCTGGCCCTCCAGGACCCCGGGGGCCACAGGGTCTGCCGGGAGAGAGTGTCGAGCGGCCGGGCAAGAAGGGGGACAGG GGGTTCCCCGGAGCTGATGGGACACCAGGAAGCCCTGGCCGCCCTGGGAACCCTGGATCACCTGGGCAGCCG GGTACCCAGGGCATCCCTGGCCCCCGAGGGGATCCT GGGGCACGGGGGCCAATGGGGCTTTCTGGCCCGAAGGGGAACAAAGGCGAGCCG GGAGAGCCCAGGGTGATTGTGGATGGAGCACAGGGACTGCCAGGCCAGAAAGGGGAGCCGGGCACACCG ggcagccctggccccccTGGGAGCCCCGGCCCACAGGGGCCCTTTGGTGATCCAGGTCCCCCCGGTCTGCTTGGACCCATGGGGCCACCAGGACCTCCGGGAGAGTTTGTGAAG GGCGAGAAGGGTGACCGAGGAGAAAGG GGCCCCCCTGGACTTGTGGATGGGGCAGTGCCTCGAGGGGAACCCGGCCCTCCG GGCCTGCCTGGGGACCCTGGGCCCCGGGGACCTGCTGGGTCCCCTGGCCTGAAGGGAGAGAAG GGTGATGGCAAAGAAGGTTTCCCAGGGCCACCTGGCCGCCCTGGGGACCCAGGAGACCGG GGCCCTCGGGGACCaccaggggagcagggcaggaag GGAGACCGTGGGGCGCCGGGTGAGCTGGGAGAGACGGGCGAGAAG GGGGACCGCGGCGTGCCAGGCCCCGAGGGAGAGAAG GGTGAGACAGGAGCCCCAGGGCGCCCAGGGCCATCTGGCAGAGAG GGAGGTCCAGGACCAGCCGGCCCCCGGGGGGAGAAG GGCGATCCAGGACCACCTGGCAAGCCG GCTCCCAGTGTGGCCGGTGTTGGAGGAGAGAAG GGTGACAGAGGCTTCCCAGGACCAGAAGGACCTCCTGGCCCGAAGGGCGAGTCAGGAGATAAAGGCGCCCGT GGTGCCCCTGGCCTGAGCATCCCAGGGCCGGCTGGCCCCAAAGGCGAGCAGGGTGATCGG GGTATCGTTGGCCTCACGGGCAGGAGCGGCCCAAAG GGCGATCCAGGGGAGCCAGGAGAGAAGGGTGAGCCGGGCCGAGCAGGCGCCCCAGGGCAGACCGGGCTGCGTGGCAAGGAG ggagagcGTGGAGAGAAGGGTGATGAAGGCACCCCG GGTGAAGCGGGTCTGCCTGGCAAACCTGGAGACAGGGGCCCCCGG GGCCTCCCTGGCTACCGCGGCCCCCCAGGGGAGAAGGGGGACTCAGGGGACCCAGGTCCCGAAGGCAGGAAT ggcagccctggagcaccAGGGAGCAAAGGTGACCGTGGGGAGCCG GGGCCTGCCGGACCCCCAGGACGAACT GTTGATGTGGGGCTCGGTGGAGTAGGGGAGAAGGGTGAGAAG GGGGACCCTGGGGACCCTGGTGAGGATGGTGCAAAGGGTGCCCGGGGCGATGCCGGCTCCCCTGGCCTGCCTGGAGAGAGG GGTGTGGAGGGTCCTCGTGGCCCCCCCGGTGCACGG GGTGACCCCGGGGACCGAGGCCTGCCAGGAGAGAag GGGGACCGTGGCCCACCAGGGCTGGATGGCCGCAACGGGCTGGAAGGCAAACTTGGTCCCCCAGGCCCTGCTGGGCTGCGG GGGGACCCGGGGAAGCAGGGGGACCCCGGCCGGGAC gggctgcctgggctgcgTGGGGAACAGGGACTGCCTGGCCCCGTGGGTCCCCTGGGACCACCTGGCATCCCC gGCAAACCTGGCGATGACGGCAAACCCGGCATCAGCGGCAAGAAC GGAGAAGACGGGATGCCGGGAGAGGATGGGAGAAAG GGAGACAAAGGTGACACAGGACCTCCTGGCAGAGAG GGCCACAGTGGCGTCAAGGGCGAGCAGGGGGACAGAGGTCTGCCAGGCCCCCTTggcccccccggcctccccggCATCCCAGGCCAGGTCGGCCCCCCAGGCCAG GGCTTGCCAGGGCTCCGTGGGGTGGCTGGACCAAAG gGGGACCCGGGGGAGCCTGGACTGCAAGGGGAGCCA GGGCGACCTGGCAACCCTGGAGCACGTGGAGaccctggggctgcagtg AACATTGAACGTAGCCTGGAAGCACTTGGCATCAAG aTTTCATCCCTGAAGGAGCTCACAGGTGCCTACGACGGGAGCTCGGACTCATTTCTGCCGGTGTCGGAGCGGCTGCGGGGCCAGAAGGGCAGCCGGGGGGAGCCGGGAGAGAGGGGGCCTCCAGGTCGAGAG GGCTCCTTAGGCTTCCCCGGTGAGCGAGGACCCAAAGGTGACAAGGGGGACCCCGGTGCCCCTGGCCCCCAGGGCCCCACGGGCCGTGCTGTGGGCGAGCGGGGTCCTGAGGGGCCACCCGGGCAGCCGGGGGAGCCTGGCAAGCCAGGCATCCCTGgggtgccgggccgggctggggagctgggggaggccGGGCGGCCCGGAGAGAAG GGCGACCGGGGCGAAAAGGGTGACCGGGGCGAGCAG GGCAGGGAAGGCTTGCCTGGCCCCCCAGGGCCCCCAGGGCCCAAG GCAGACGTGGTGGAGGGCAGCCTGATGGGTTTACCGGGTGAGCGTGGCCCCACCGGACCCAAGGGAGCGAAG GGCGAGCCAGGAGCCGAGGGTGAGCGCGGACCCAAAGGAGATAAG GGTGAGGGTGGCCCACGAGGCGAGCGAGGGGAGCCCGGCGAGAAGGGCAGGGATGGTGCCCCG GGTCTCCTGGGTGAGAGAGGGCTGGCTGGCCCCGAGGGGAAGCCG GGCTTGCCAGGCTTCCCCGGCGTGCTGGGACGCCCG GGCAACCAGGGAGACCCAGGACCCCCAGGACCTCCG GGAAGCACTGGCCCACCGGGGAGCCAGGGCCCAGCTGGGACCAAG GGCGATCCGGGGGAACCTGGCTCTGGCATCCGG GGCTTGCCTGGTCCCCAGGGCAGCATGGGACTGCCTGGCCCCCCTGGTCCCCCGGGCCCAGTG GGCCCACCGGGTGTTCCTGGGCTGCCAGGACAAGTG GGGGAGAGCGGGAAGCCAGGTGTGCCGGGCAGGGATGGCGTGCCAGGGAAGGATGGCGAGGCAGGGATGCCTGGGAAGATG GGCGTGCCGGGACCTTCAGGCCCTGTGGGTCCCAAGGGAGAGCCAGGGGATGCCGGCGTGCCAGGGCAG GCCATCGCCGGCCCTCCTGGCGCCAAAGGCGAGAAG GGCGAGCCGGCGCTGCTGGAGGGTGTGCTGCTGGGAGAACCC GGCTCCAAGGGCGACCGAGGCTTGCCGGGCCCCAAGGGCGAGAAG GGGGAGCCAGGACGATTCGGGGAGCCAGGAGATCCTGGGGAAGAT GGAGCCAAGGGATCCTCTGGAGCCAAAGGGGAGAAG GGATCGCCAGGTGTTGGTGTGCAGGGGCCGCCAGGACAGGATGGGCCTCCAGGTTTGAAG GGTGACACTGGTTTGCCAGGACTACCAGGACCCCCAGGCTTAGCAGGCATTGCTGGGACACCGGGACAGCCAGGCCTGAGAGGGGACAATGGGCAGCCTGGCCTGCCGGGTCCCCCAGGAGAAAGG GGTTTGATCGGCTTTCCCGGGAGAGACGGCACCCCCGGGCCACCGGGACCCACGGGGCCCCCAGGGCCAGCA GGCGTACAAGGGGCTTCTGGCCTGAAGGGTGACAAG GGTGCGCCGGGGGCCGGGCTGCCAGGAGCCAGAGGCGAGCGTGGAGACCCAGGGCCACGG GGTGAAGACGGGCGCCCAGGACCAGAAGGGGATCGAGGGCCGGCG GGCTTGCCTGGGAACCGGGGGGAGCGTGGGGACAAG GGTGACATTGGGGCCCCAGGGCCCAAAGGAGACAAG GGCGATactgtggtggtggaggggcTCGCTGGAGCCCGAGGCAGCAAGGGGGAGCCG GGAGAGCGTGGCCTGAAGGGCACAGAAGGGGACAAGGGGGACAAGGGGGAGCAAGGCATGCCCGGAGAGAAG GGGGTGAGGGGCGAGAAAGGCGAGAAGGGCTCCACAGGCTTTCCTGGGGCACGTGGCCCTGGTGGGCAAAAA GGAGAGGTCGGAGCATCAGGAGAGCCTGGCGAGCCG GGCCAGCCTGGCCGTGATGGGATCCCCGGAGCccggggggagaagggggacaTGGGACCCCTGGGCATGCGTGGCCCCAAG GGTGATCGGGGCATGAAAGGCGCCTGTGGCCTTGATGGGGACAAGGGCGAGAAG GGAGAGCCGGGGATCCCGGGGCGCTCAGGGCTGCTAGGGAGGAAAGGCGAGCCG GGAGAGCTGGGTCTGTCGGGACCACCGGGCATCCCTGGGAAGGAGGGGCTCATGGGACCCAAG GGCGACCGGGGCTTCGACGGGCAGCAGGGAGCCAAAGGAGACCAGGGGGAGAAAGGAGACCGG GGTGCCCCGGGCATTATCGGTGGCCCTGGTCCCCGGGGTAGTGATGGTGCTCCTGGGCCGCCGGGGCCCCCAGGGAATGTCGGCCCACGAGGTCCTGAGGGCATGCAGGGCCAGAAG GGAGAGAGAGGGCCCCCTGGACAGTCGGTGCCAGGGGCCCGTGGTGTGCCTGGCATCCCTGGTGAGAGAGGAGAGCAG TCCTGGCACCCAGGGGCTCcatggggagaagggggagccGGGCATGACG gaggaggagatccGTGCCTTCGTCAGGCAGGAGATGAGCCAGCACTGTG CCTGCGGCGGCCACTTCCCGCGGCGCCTGGATTCAC GGCTCTTCCCCACACAGTCGTTCCTTGCTGGCGGTGCTCACGAAGTCCCTGTGCTCAAGTTGTCACAcactga